A stretch of DNA from Candidatus Poribacteria bacterium:
ACGTCTTCAGTTAAAGCGTTTCCGATACTGAGAGTGATTCGATTTATTGTTCTCGCGCTTCTCATTATCTCCCTTGCTCGTCCGCAACTGTCCCAAAGCCGTGAGCACAAATTCACTGAAGGTATCGATATCTTTTTAGTACTCGACATTTCGGAGAGCATGCGAGCAGAGGATTTTGAAGAATTCAATCGCATTCAAATTGCGAAATCAGTCGTTAACGATTTTCTGACGCACCGCCAAAACGATCGTATCGGTTTAGTCGTTTTTGCGGGTGAAAGTTTCACGCTTTGTCCGCTAACGTCGGATTATTCGGTGTTAGTAGAATTGCTCCGAGATGTAGAGATTGGACAACTCGAGGATGGCACGGCTATCGGGGACGCGCTTGCAACGGCTACCCATCGGTTACGCGCCTCGGAATCTCAAACAAAGATTGTTATCCTCCTGACTGATGGTGAAAACAACGCGGGTAGCATTGAACCGGGAGCCGCGGCCTCCCTTGCGCAATCCTTCGGGATTAAGGTCTATACGATCGGTATGGGAGAAGAGGGGGGTGCCCGCATTCCTTACGCGGATACGACCTTTGGTAAACGATATCGAGAGGTTCTAACCTACCTCGATGAGGATACCCTGAAACAGATTGCCAATACAACTGGAGGTCGCTATTTTCGTGCTACAGACACACAATCGCTGAAACAAATCTACGCAGAAATTGATCGTTTTGAAAAAACGAAATTTGAGACAGTCAACATCGTTGTCCACAAGGAGTTGACGGTATACCTCTTAATACCCGCACTGCTCCTGCTGGGAACCGAGATTCTATTAAGCAACACAGTTTTACGGAAAATCCCTTAATTTTTTCGATTATTCCTTTGCCGTGAAAGCATAGTCCTAAGGAAAATCTAAGAATGGAAAACCAAGCACATAGCTTGGAACGAAGTGGAAAGCGGGTATACGGAGAAGAACCCCAGAACTCCAAACCTGCTTGTCCGAACCGCAAGGAGAATTAAAAATATGGAAAATATTATTGCATGTAATTTGGGCAGCTACCGACAGTTTCGCGCTGGCGCGTATGCCCACTTAGCAAAAATCGGTTTGACGAATGTGGAGATCGGTGTGCCTGCCCCTGAATCCGTTGATACCCTCCGTGCAGAATTGAACGCGCACGGACTCACCGCTAC
This window harbors:
- a CDS encoding VWA domain-containing protein; amino-acid sequence: MRHTSSVKAFPILRVIRFIVLALLIISLARPQLSQSREHKFTEGIDIFLVLDISESMRAEDFEEFNRIQIAKSVVNDFLTHRQNDRIGLVVFAGESFTLCPLTSDYSVLVELLRDVEIGQLEDGTAIGDALATATHRLRASESQTKIVILLTDGENNAGSIEPGAAASLAQSFGIKVYTIGMGEEGGARIPYADTTFGKRYREVLTYLDEDTLKQIANTTGGRYFRATDTQSLKQIYAEIDRFEKTKFETVNIVVHKELTVYLLIPALLLLGTEILLSNTVLRKIP